The following is a genomic window from Dermatophilaceae bacterium Soc4.6.
AGGCGTGGGCCGCCTCGGCGGTGCTGTCGAACTCCACCTCGGTGGTGTTGTCGTGGTAGGTGGTGTCGCGGCGGCTGGAGGCCTCGGCCGAGCGCACGCGGTCGACGGCCTTGCGATGGGCGATGGTCATCATCCATCCCAGGGCGCTACCTCGAGTCTCGTCGAACCGCGATGCGGTCTTCCAGATCTCGAGGAACGCCTCCTGGGTCACCTCCTCCGACTGTGATGGGTCTCGGACCACTCGGACCACGAGGCCGTAGAGCCTCGAGGACATCGCGTCGTAGAGCCGAGCGAACGCCTGCTCGTCGCCGAGCGATGCCGCCCTCAGGAGGTCGGCATGCGTCTCGGACGGGGACGTCCCCTCCGGCGAGATCTCGCCGGAAGGGACTACCTGCAGTTCAGCCATGGAACCCATTGTGACCGGTCTCCCTGTTACTGTCCTGCGTTACTGGTTGAATCGTCAATTTGGGTGGACGTCGACTGCGGTGATCAGGCGGCCGGGGGCGTCAGGACCGAGTCGAGGATGTAGACGGTGGCGTTGGCGGTCTGCACGTTGCCACAGACGACGTTGGCCTTGGCGGCGCCGACCTGGAACGACTCGCCCGAGCCGGTCACGGTGACCTCGCCACCGTTGAGGGTCTTGTGGGTGCCGGCCAGCTGCTCGGGGGTGAGCTTGCCCGCGATCACGTGGTAGGTCAGGACCTTGGTCAGGGCGGCCTTGTCCTTCAGCAGCGCACCGAGGTCGGCAGCGGGGATCTTCTCGAAGGCGGAGTTGGCCGGGGCGAAGACAGTCAGCGCGGGAGCCGAGTTGAGGGTGTCGACCAGGCCGGCGGCCTTCACGGCGGCGACCAGCGTGGACAGCACCGGGTTGGCGCTGGCAGCGGTGGCGACCGGGGCGGTGGCCATGCCGTTGAACGAGCCGGCACCGTCGGCGGGGACGGCGGAGCAGCCGGCACCGAAGGGCTTGGTGGACATGGCGTCCGTGGCGGTGCTGCTCGTGGTGTCGGACGGGGTGGTCGCGGCCGAGGAGCTGGAGCTGGCGGCGGTGCCGGCCGAGCCGGTGCTGCTGGAGCCGCAGGCGGCGAGGCCGAGGGGCAGGGCAGCCACGAGGGCGAGGGCGGCAGTGGTGCGACGAACGTTCACGGTGAATCTCCTGGGGCGTATCGGGCGGGTTTCTGGGCCAGCGGCCGGTGGCCGGCTGACATGAGTACTTCGTGCCCCGCGATGGGGCGGATTGCTGGTTCTCGTGGTTTTCGTGCGAGCTAGGTCACGACACGATCACGACGACCTGCTGGATACCGCTGGAACCGTTGGGGAACGGAGTCGTGCGCTCTGCGGTCTGCACGACGCCGTCGAGGTCGGTGGCGCGCACGGAGACGTTGTGCTGACCGGACACGGCGTTCCACGGGAGGTACCACTGGCGCCAGTAGTCCACGCCGGCGTCGGGGCCGAGCATGGCCGGCTGCCAGGGGGTGTCGTCGATCTTGACCTCGACCTTGCCGATGCCCCGGTGCTGGGCCCAGGCGACACCGCCGAGGGCGGTCATGCCGGGCTTGATGGTCTC
Proteins encoded in this region:
- the sigK gene encoding ECF RNA polymerase sigma factor SigK, translating into MAELQVVPSGEISPEGTSPSETHADLLRAASLGDEQAFARLYDAMSSRLYGLVVRVVRDPSQSEEVTQEAFLEIWKTASRFDETRGSALGWMMTIAHRKAVDRVRSAEASSRRDTTYHDNTTEVEFDSTAEAAHASLDAERVRRALDSLTAAQRGALELAYFGGYTHSEVAAMLGLPLGTAKTRIRDGLIRLRDNLGIPS
- a CDS encoding fasciclin domain-containing protein, with translation MNVRRTTAALALVAALPLGLAACGSSSTGSAGTAASSSSSAATTPSDTTSSTATDAMSTKPFGAGCSAVPADGAGSFNGMATAPVATAASANPVLSTLVAAVKAAGLVDTLNSAPALTVFAPANSAFEKIPAADLGALLKDKAALTKVLTYHVIAGKLTPEQLAGTHKTLNGGEVTVTGSGESFQVGAAKANVVCGNVQTANATVYILDSVLTPPAA